A single region of the Salvia miltiorrhiza cultivar Shanhuang (shh) chromosome 8, IMPLAD_Smil_shh, whole genome shotgun sequence genome encodes:
- the LOC130997224 gene encoding uncharacterized protein At2g29880-like isoform X3 yields MDFQSQDARGPGRNKRKWNHFEDSKLVEALLDMVNIGAYKADNGFKPGYLSFIEEKLQVSLPNSGLKAKPHIESRIKTLKKDFHIVYDMVNGNNTSGFGYDADKKCVTAEKDVWDAYIQSHPSHSAWRNKMFPFYDDLVIIFGKDRATGSNAENPTDIMEEIQREKFNTNEEDSIDIGEDSDTSFSFSSMHSTRSEGTSHQKKKRKVGEPMTADIKEAASVIASEIAKASQLFSKAIGVDAEISEKRKKINSEIKKIPNLTVGEAIKAVCHIASHPELIDVFFSMEEENKEQLVRAILNGEV; encoded by the exons ATGGATTTTCAAAGTCAAGATGCAAGAGGTCCGGGTAGAAATAAACGAAAATGGAATCATTTTGAAGATTCTAAACTTGTTGAGGCACTTCTTGATATGGTGAACATTGGAGCATATAAGGCTGACAATGGATTCAAACCCGGCTATTTATCTTTCATTGAGGAAAAGTTGCAAGTTTCTTTACCTAACTCTGGTTTGAAGGCCAAGCCTCATATTGAATCGAGAATCAAGACATTAAAGAAAGATTTCCACATTGTTTATGACATGGTGAATGGCAACAATACAAGTGGTTTTGGATACGACGCTGATAAGAAATGTGTTACTGCTGAAAAGGATGTGTGGGATGCTTATATTCAG AGTCACCCTTCTCATTCAGCTTGGAGAAACAAGATGTTCCCTTTTTACGATGATTTGGTTATTATTTTTGGAAAAGATCGTGCAACAGGGAGTAATGCTGAAAATCCAACTGATATAATGGAAGAGATACAAAGAGAGAAGTTCAACACTAATGAAGAGGATAGTATTGATATAGGTGAAGATTCAGATACTTCCTTTTCGTTTTCTTCTATGCACTCTACAAGAAGTGAAGGAACTAGCcatcaaaagaagaagagaaaagtTGGTGAGCCAATGACAGCAGATATAAAAGAAGCGGCTTCAGTTATTGCAAGTGAAATTGCCAAAGCTAGTCAACTTTTTAGTAAAGCTATTGGTGTTGATGCTGAAATTtctgaaaaaagaaagaagataaATTCTGAGATAAAAAAGATCCCGAATCTCACTGTTGGGGAAGCCATCAAAGCAGTATGTCATATTGCAAGTCATCCCGAGTTGATTGATGTATTTTTCAGCAtggaagaagaaaataaagagCAGTTGGTTAGAGCTATATTAAATGGTGAAGTTTGA
- the LOC130997224 gene encoding uncharacterized protein At2g29880-like isoform X2 codes for MNMLIFAPDYIYFVCYMVVLKRMDFQSQDARGPGRNKRKWNHFEDSKLVEALLDMVNIGAYKADNGFKPGYLSFIEEKLQVSLPNSGLKAKPHIESRIKTLKKDFHIVYDMVNGNNTSGFGYDADKKCVTAEKDVWDAYIQSHPSHSAWRNKMFPFYDDLVIIFGKDRATGSNAENPTDIMEEIQREKFNTNEEDSIDIGEDSDTSFSFSSMHSTRSEGTSHQKKKRKVGEPMTADIKEAASVIASEIAKASQLFSKAIGVDAEISEKRKKINSEIKKIPNLTVGEAIKAVCHIASHPELIDVFFSMEEENKEQLVRAILNGEV; via the exons ATGAATATGCTGATTTTTGCACCTgactatatatattttgtttgttataTGGTCGTCTTGAAAAGAATGGATTTTCAAAGTCAAGATGCAAGAGGTCCGGGTAGAAATAAACGAAAATGGAATCATTTTGAAGATTCTAAACTTGTTGAGGCACTTCTTGATATGGTGAACATTGGAGCATATAAGGCTGACAATGGATTCAAACCCGGCTATTTATCTTTCATTGAGGAAAAGTTGCAAGTTTCTTTACCTAACTCTGGTTTGAAGGCCAAGCCTCATATTGAATCGAGAATCAAGACATTAAAGAAAGATTTCCACATTGTTTATGACATGGTGAATGGCAACAATACAAGTGGTTTTGGATACGACGCTGATAAGAAATGTGTTACTGCTGAAAAGGATGTGTGGGATGCTTATATTCAG AGTCACCCTTCTCATTCAGCTTGGAGAAACAAGATGTTCCCTTTTTACGATGATTTGGTTATTATTTTTGGAAAAGATCGTGCAACAGGGAGTAATGCTGAAAATCCAACTGATATAATGGAAGAGATACAAAGAGAGAAGTTCAACACTAATGAAGAGGATAGTATTGATATAGGTGAAGATTCAGATACTTCCTTTTCGTTTTCTTCTATGCACTCTACAAGAAGTGAAGGAACTAGCcatcaaaagaagaagagaaaagtTGGTGAGCCAATGACAGCAGATATAAAAGAAGCGGCTTCAGTTATTGCAAGTGAAATTGCCAAAGCTAGTCAACTTTTTAGTAAAGCTATTGGTGTTGATGCTGAAATTtctgaaaaaagaaagaagataaATTCTGAGATAAAAAAGATCCCGAATCTCACTGTTGGGGAAGCCATCAAAGCAGTATGTCATATTGCAAGTCATCCCGAGTTGATTGATGTATTTTTCAGCAtggaagaagaaaataaagagCAGTTGGTTAGAGCTATATTAAATGGTGAAGTTTGA
- the LOC130997226 gene encoding LOW QUALITY PROTEIN: uncharacterized protein LOC130997226 (The sequence of the model RefSeq protein was modified relative to this genomic sequence to represent the inferred CDS: inserted 2 bases in 1 codon; deleted 3 bases in 3 codons): MGRRKQIRPRRTGRTVEGLTSESEFNKDGVAHHGKDGLVAVEEPFFVEIDKSSWVCEEHYDISEIVLRNLTVSEEFCGYNLSEEFYSDSSCFLRFKLSNVNEHLVRMKLGNWPVLPESDICLQFVMKCSVEEAERDVVMVSGTVDGSDEGVTGLVHLASLRYLTVRPISGIKFLKGMSSVSIRVEILGSVFDECESLLDNTRQLWKKSMMNVMAWLRPEVMTSEARYGYNGFTNVEVDELLVADDDPYASRQQMKFEVSSFYEAIKPSKDLPMLEDHLPDLLPELRPYQRRAAYWMVKREKGDFEHLXGGNERSQIITPLCMPVNLIDTSRRIYYNPFSGNISLHATCSASYVSGGILADEMGLGKTIEVLSCIFAHRMPSSEAAPSSDNQMQVERSQNCNLKRLKRERVECLCGAVTESYKYKGMWVQCDLCDAWQHADCVGYSVKRKNSKSPGADGGAECEEVSIGNSRKSRKRKKEAEVVEMDEEHICQTCSSLMQAIESPIAAGATLIVCPTPILLQWHAEILRHTNPGSLRICIYGGVKQTSFSNEPVIGIGELLSADIVLTTYDVLKEDLPHDSERHEGDRRFMRYKKRYQLVPTLLTRVLWWRICLDEAQMVEGNAAAATELALRLHAKHRWCITGTPIQRKLDDLYGLLRFLGSSPFDVLRWWTDVISNPYEMGDAGAIAFTHSFFKQLMWRSSKVHVWDELQLPPQEECVSWLSFSPIEEHFYQRQHETCVDDAREVVESFKDDVGKKTNSMSSDASVERYITNVEASKLFNSLLKLRQACCHPQVGSSGLRSLQKSPMTMEEILSVLIGKTKVEGEEALRKLVVALNGLAGISMIKKDFPQAVLLYKEALDLVKEHCDDFRLDPLLNIHIHYNLAEALPLTDNSSQEKSVSQNCEKVLKPGVEEKDKDITEMEETSRCNPSLGVVSDDLLNVPSSLLRNGETNPEIQPHVSLHIQRLRIACEDLKHKFLSLFTSKLTLAQQEFKRSYEQVCEAFTKRKHQHATWWLDALHHIEQNKDLSSMLIQKIGEALSGNLNKKSRIPACFHSITTLKYYIQTGLDALEESRKTLLDRLLEIDQTMENPREEDIARVRYCKKCNSNFDGPACTHCELDEIFQVYEARLFRLNKSNNGEVITSVEEAVNMQKKQSALNQFYWNLSREDRSSDYQDNGKKREMMEKVTVSKSPSDTEIALTIIRNNSRGFLERDNISAARKQLDLLELLRKEYALARSLAVSQAHVLRAHDEIKMATSRLRLRENEDDKSIEALTLEELDTASVENSGEKFLAMDSLSRIKGQLRYLKGLVQSTQSIKPECFNASTVAEVIIPSENGFTRESCPVCQEQLGSQKMVFQCGHVTCCKCLFVMTERRLISPGKFHHGDRVICPTCRRATDFGNIAFADDRQDVKRQTYDKAEASMTVQGSYSTKIEAVTRRILWISSTDPWAKFLVFSSWNDVLDVLQHAFAANNISFVRMKGGRKSQIAVRNFTGQKSKAIESNKEAGDNTDTKSPKVLLLLIQHGANGLNLLEAQHVILVEPLLNPAAEAQAVGRVHRIGQEHKTLVHRFIVKDTVEESIYKLNKSRNTSSFISGNRRNQDQPCLTLKDVESLFRVAPAAKKEDRTPSGSLSDLPASVAAAIAAERRLMEAER; the protein is encoded by the exons ATGGGTAGGAGGAAGCAAATTCGGCCACGTAGAACTGGGAGAACGGTAGAAGGGCTGACATCTGAATCAGAATTCAACAAAGATGGCGTTGCACATCACGGAAAAGATGGATTGGTCGCAGTTGAAGAACCGTTTTTTGTCGAAATTGATAAGTCTAGTTGGGTTTGTGAGGAGCATTATGATATCTCTGAAATTGTTCTGAGGAATTTGACGGTGAGTGAGGAGTTTTGCGGCTACAACTTGTCTGAGGAGTTTTACAGTGATTCTAGTTGCTTCTTGAGGTTCAAATTGAGCAATGTGAATGAGCATCTCGTTCGTATGAAATTAGGTAATTGGCCGGTTTTGCCGGAGAGTGATATATGCCTGCAGTTCGTTATGAAATGCTCGGTTGAGGAAGCGGAGAGGGATGTGGTAATGGTGTCTGGAACTGTTGATGGGAGTGATGAAGGAGTTACTGGGCTTGTGCATTTGGCTAGTTTGAGATACTTGACTGTTAGGCCCATTTCAGGAATCAAGTTTTTGAAGGGCATGTCATCTGTATCTATCCGGGTTGAGATTCTAGGGAGTGTGTTTGATGAGTGTGAATCCCTCCTTGATAATACAAGGCAGCTTTGGAAGAAAAGTATGATGAATGTTATGGCGTGGCTGCGACCAGAAGTTATGACTTCGGAAGCTAGATATGGATATAATGGTTTTACAAATGTGGAAGTTGATGAACTTCTTGTTGCTGATGATGATCCTTATGCATCAAGACAACAAATGAAGTTTGAAGTCTCCAGCTTTTATGAAGCTATTAAGCCATCAAA GGACTTACCAATGCTGGAGGATCACCTTCCAGACTTGCTT CCTGAACTACGACCATACCAGCGTCGTGCAGCTTATTGGATGGTCAAGAGAGAAAAAGGTGATTTTGAGCATTT GGGTGGCAACGAAAGAAGTCAGATTATTACTCCTCTATGTATGCCTGTAAATTTGATCGACACATCTAGAAGAATTTATTACAATCCTTTTAG TGGAAACATTTCATTACACGCTACCTGCTCGGCATCATATGTTTCTGGTGGGATTCTCGCTG ATGAGATGGGCCTTGGGAAAACTATTGAGGTGCTCTCTTGTATTTTCGCTCACCGGATGCCATCATCTGAAGCTGCTCCTAGTTCTGATAATCAAATGCAAGTTGAAAGATCTCAAAATTGTAACTTGAAAAGACTTAAAAGGGAGCGGGTCGAGTGCTTATGCGGTGCTGTTACCGAGAGCTACAAGTATAAAGGCATGTGGGTGCAGTGTGACCTTTGTGATGCCTGGCAACATGCAGATTGTGTAGGGTATTcagttaaaagaaaaaattcaaaatctCCGGGAGCTGATGGAGGAGCGGAATGTGAGGAGGTCTCAATTGGAAACTCAAGGAAGAGTaggaaaagaaagaaggaa GCTGAAGTAGTTGAGATGGATGAAGAGCACATATGTCAGACATGCTCTTCCCTGATGCAGGCCATAGAATCTCCAATTGCTGCAGGTGCAACTCTTATCGTTTGTCCAACTCCAATATTGCTCCAGTGGCATGCTGAAATTCTTCG ACATACAAATCCTGGATCTTTGAGAATATGCATCTATGGAGGAGTTAAGCAGACTTCTTTCTCCAATGAACCTGTTATTGGTATAGGTGAACTTCTTAGCGCTGACATTGTCTTGACAACTTATGATGTTCTAAAAGAGGATTTGCCGCATGATTCTGAGAGACATGAAGGGGACCGACGCTTTATGAGATACAAGAAGAGGTA CCAGTTAGTTCCAACTCTTCTAACCAGAGTTTTATGGTGGAGAATATGTTTGGATGAAGCTCAAATGGTGGAGGGCAATGCTGCTGCAGCAACAGAGCTGGCATTGCGTCTACATGCAAAACATCGTTGGTGTATAACAGGGACTCCCATACAACGGAAACTTGACGATCTATATGGGCTTTTGAGATTCCTTGGATCAAGTCCTTTTGATGTTCTCCGATGGTGGACTGATGTTATTTCTAATCCATATGAG ATGGGAGATGCTGGAGCTATAGCTTTCACCCACAGCTTCTTCAAACAACTCATGTGGAGGTCCTCGAAAGTGCATGTTTGGGATGAATTACAACTTCCTCCTCAGGAGGAATGTGTCTCTTGGCTCTCTTTCTCACCAATTGAAGAGCATTTCTACCAGAGGCAACATGAAACTTGTGTGGATGATGCCCGTGAAGTTGTTGAAAGCTTCAAGGATGATGTTGGAAAGAaaacaa ATTCCATGTCATCTGATGCTTCAGTTGAACGTTATATCACCAATGTGGAAGCTTCCAAGCTGTTTAACTCACTCCTAAAGCTTCGTCAAGCTTGCTGTCATCCTCAAGTCGGAAGTTCAGGTCTACGCTCTTTGCAGAAGTCTCCCATGACCATGGAAGAGATACTGTCG GTTCTTATTGGAAAGACAAAGGTAGAAGGTGAGGAAGCCCTCAGGAAACTAGTTGTTGCATTGAATGGACTTGCCGGCATATCGATGATCAAGAAAGATTTTCCTCAAGCTGTATTATTGTATAAAGAGGCGCTGGATTTAGTTAAAGAGCACTGTGACGATTTCCGCTTGGATCCTCTGTTGAATATTCACATTCATTATAACCTTGCTGAAGCATTACCGCTCACTGATAATAGCTCACAGGAGAAGTCTGTTTCACAAAACTGTGAGAAAGTACTAAAACCTGgtgttgaagagaaagataaggATATTACTGAAATGGAAGAAACGAGTAGATGTAATCCCAGTTTGGGAGTAGTATCTGATGATTTACTTAATGTTCCATCAAGCTTATTGAGAAATGGTGAAACAAATCCTGAAATTCAGCCTCATGTATCACTACATATCCAACGGTTGAGAATAGCGTGCGAGGATCTAAAACATAAATTCTTGTCATTATTTACTTCGAAGTTAACGCTAGCT CAACAAGAGTTCAAGCGGTCATATGAACAG GTCTGTGAAGCTTTTACAAAAAGGAAACATCAGCATGCCACCTGGTGGCTAGATGCCTTGCATCACATTGAACAAAATAAGGATTTATCTAGTATGCTGATCCAGAAAATAGGAGAAGCGCTTTCTGGGAATTTGAACAAGAAATCAAGGATTCCAGCCTG CTTCCACAGCATAACAACTCTAAAATATTACATCCAAACTGGTTTGGATGCATTGGAAGAGTCAAGAAAGACTTTACTTGATAGACTCTTGGAAATTGACCAAACAATGGAAAATCCAAGAGAAGAGGACATTGCACGGGTGAGATACTGTAAGAAGTGCAATTCTAACTTTGATGGTCCTGCATGCACACATTGCGAGTTGGATGAAATATTTCAG GTTTATGAAGCTAGGCTTTTCCGCCTTAACAAAAGTAATAACGGGGAGGTGATTACATCTGTAGAAGAGGCAGTGAATATGCAAAAAAAGCAATCTGCTCTAAATCAGTTCTACTGGAACTTGTCACGAGAAGACAGGAGTTCTGATTACCAAGATAATGGAAAGAAAAGGGAAATGATGGAGAAAGTGACG GTCTCTAAGTCACCTTCCGATACGGAGATTGCACTGACAATAATTAGAAACAACTCCAGGGGATTCTTAGAAAGAGACAACATTTCAGCAGCCAGAAAGCAGCTTGATCTTCTTGAA TTACTACGCAAAGAGTATGCCCTAGCAAGGTCTTTGGCTGTCTCTCAGGCACATGTTTTGCGTGCTCATGATGAAATAAAGATGGCTACCTCAAGGTTGCGCCTTAGAGAAAATGAGGATGATAAATCTATTGAGGCTTTAACTCTAGAAGAGCTGGATACAGCAAGTGTTGAAAATTCTGGTGAAAAATTTCTAGCTATGGATTCATTGTCGCGTATAAAAGGACAGCTTAGGTATTTAAAG GGTTTGGTACAATCTACGCAGAGCATCAAACCAGAATGCTTTAATGCTTCAACTGTAGCTGAAGTCATAATACCTTCAGAAAATGGATTCACTAGAGAGTCGTGCCCAGTTTGTCAAGAGCAGCTTGGTAGTCAGAAAATGGTTTTTCAATGTGGTCATGTCACTTGTTGTAAAT GTTTATTTGTGATGACGGAGAGAAGGCTGATTTCACCTGGAAAATTTCATCATGGTGATAGGGTAATATGCCCAACATGCCGGCGTGCCACTGATTTTGGAAATATTGCATTTGCTGATGATAGACAGGATGTAAAACGTCAAACTTATGACAAAGCTGAAGCTTCTATGACTGTCCAAGGTTCATACAGTACAAAG attgaagcaGTGACAAGGAGAATTTTATGGATCAGCTCTACTGATCCCTGGGCAAAGTTCCTTGTTTTTTCCAGTTGGAATGACGTCCTTGATGTGTTACAGCATGCCTTTGCTGCCAACAACATAAGCTTTGTCAGGATGAAAGGAGGAAG GAAATCACAAATTGCTGTCAGAAACTTCACGGGACAGAAGAGCAAAGCTATAGAAAGCAATAAGGAGGCTGGAGATAATACAGATACCAAATCCCCCAAAGTGCTACTGCTCTTAATCCAACATGGAGCGAACGGGCTGAATCTTTTGGAAGCTCAGCATGTAATTCTGGTAGAGCCGCTGCTGAATCCAGCAGCTGAAGCACAAGCAGTTGGTAGAGTACACCGGATCGGACAGGAGCATAAAACACTCGTGCATCGTTTTATC GTTAAAGACACTGTCGAGGAAagcatatataaattaaataagagCAGGAATACGAGTTCGTTTATCAGTGGGAATCGAAGGAACCAAGATCAGCCTTGTTTGACACTCAAGGACGTGGAGTCCCTGTTCAGAGTAGCACCCGCTGCTAAAAAAGAAGATCGGACGCCGTCTGGAAGCTTGAGTGATCTTCCAGCTTCAGTTGCTGCTGCCATTGCTGCCGAAAGAAGATTAATGGAGGCAGAAAGATAG
- the LOC130997224 gene encoding protein ALP1-like isoform X1 produces the protein MARLNVSLRRKRYIAMCSLWLSIMQLVNWFWIVFKHLENHARRISLRDRYQYNFFERRKYMNKIIYVSDSVCKSITRMNRRTFVRLCSRLEATGIVRRTKNMLVDEQVAITLHILAHHQKQRTIGVNFERSGETISRNFRQVINSIISLQGELLKKPEPILDGCTDERWKWFKGCLGALDGTHIKVRVPREDKPRYRTRKNEIATNVLGVCSPDMQFIYVLSGWEGSAADGRVLRDAITRRNGLVVPRGSYYLVDAGYTNGEGFLAPFRGQRYHLNDWSDRHQPTTAEELFNMKHSSARNVIERVFGLLKNRWGILRSPSFYPIKFHNRIILTCCVLHNFIKNEMGGYQMDDEDEIPLEGEDHNEDDDGESITSVEPSNEWMNFRKNLAVNMFNTWRSQRNSR, from the exons ATGGCAAGATTAAATGTATCGCTGAGGAGAAAGAGATATATTGCAATGTGCTCATTATGGTTGAGCATAATGCAATTGGTTAATTGGTTTTGGATTGTTTTCAAGCACCTAGAAAATCATGCCAGACGAATTAGCTTAAGAGATAGATatcaatataatttttttgagagaagaaaatatatgaataagATTATCTATGTTAGTGATAGTGTATGCAAAAGTATTACTAGGATGAACAGGCGAACATTTGTTCGTTTATGCTCAAGACTTGAAGCCACTGGTATAGTACGTCGTACCAAAAATATGTTGGTTGATGAACAAGTTGCTATAACTTTACATATTTTAGCTCATCACCAAAAGCAAAGAACAATAGGAGTTAATTTTGAGCGTTCTGGGGAAACAATTTCTAGAAATTTTAGACAAGTGATAAACTCTATAATTTCACTTCAAGGAGAGTTGCTTAAAAAACCCGAACCAATACTTGATGGTTGTACAGACGAGAGATGGAAATGGTTTAAG GGGTGCTTAGGAGCACTAGATGGTACCCATATCAAGGTTCGTGTCCCTAGAGAAGACAAGCCTAGATATCGAACACGAAAAAATGAAATTGCTACCAATGTGTTAGGAGTATGCTCCCCGGATATGCAGTTTATCTATGTTTTATCTGGATGGGAAGGATCAGCGGCTGATGGGAGAGTGTTAAGAGATGCAATCACTAGGAGAAATGGTTTAGTCGTTCCTCGTG GTTCATATTATTTGGTGGATGCTGGATACACAAATGGTGAAGGATTTCTTGCACCATTTCGAGGTCAAAGATACCATTTGAATGATTGGAGTGATAGACACCAACCTACAACTGCTGAAGAATTATTTAATATGAAGCATTCTTCAGCTAGAAATGTGATAGAAAGAGTGTTTGGCTTATTAAAGAACCGTTGGGGTATCCTTAGAAGTCCTTCATTCTATCCAATAAAGTTTCACAATCGGATCATCCTCACATGTTGTGTacttcataattttataaagaATGAAATGGGTGGCTATCAAAtggatgatgaggatgagatCCCACTTGAAGGAGAAGACCacaatgaagatgatgatggaGAATCCATTACTTCTGTTGAACCCTCTAATGAATGGATGAATTTTAGGAAAAATCTTGCTGTTAACATGTTCAATACTTGGAGATCACAAAGAAATAGTAGATAA